From a region of the Impatiens glandulifera chromosome 4, dImpGla2.1, whole genome shotgun sequence genome:
- the LOC124935464 gene encoding receptor-like protein 9DC3 — translation MKTFLMMWILFIIILQFHQVLSSSSSNHLCPHQHRLILLKFKQMFVIDHKSTDESFCVDGYDNYILSYPKTVSWNESNTNCCSWDGVTCNDLTGDVIGIDLTCSQLSGTFHPNTTLFQLPLTSLNLSYNNFQKSHIPSSIGMLAPTLTHLNISTSNISGPIPSEIAHLSKLVVLRLSEVDYDPYGNVSTHSLRLEQHDFQNIISNLTQLEILDLRYINISSSIIPDFIVNLTSLTSLYFMGNIGLYGQVPDGVFNLPALQKLRIRYNDGLKGSFHNVNWNISGTTPPLKELRLSTISLSGGLPDSIGHLRSLNFLLFDDCNLSGSPPGSIGNLTQLIGLSLSYNNFTGLIPPSLSNLNKLNFLYLSENHFEGSIPVGLFGLPYLDDLRLDNNMLSGALPSIFFNNHSMLSFLDISNNSLSGPIPQSISNLTELRIFYLSYNHFEGSIPVGLFGLPYLDELSLHNNMLSGALPSIFFNNHSMLSYLSISMNNLSGPFPQSISSLTELDGIDLSFNNFDGPIPQFISNLTDLRLFYLNYNNFDGSIPQFISNLTELDEIDLSFNNFDGTLYLDTFSNTKQLRYIKLGNNGNLSVVDADGNFSTITFLDLSSCKLQNFPIKFLTTSKNLRLFDLSNTGVSGQIPEWIGDMSRMRTFRASNNKIKGEIPSSICNMKVLNLLDLSQNELEGPIHPCFGNFSTKLRVQDLRNNNLHGGIPEPYAEDNMLSVLALNGNGLQGPIPESLSLCKHLQVLDIGNNMINGTFPIWVDALPELEVLVLRSNKFHGFLDFSKTPSPFPRLRIFDISHNEFTGPLPSFYFNNFNAMKTVNQNRTNLTTFTNGYEVSVTMTMKGFDARIEGFILRSRTIIDLSSNKFEGAIPDVVGKLFGLTMLNISNNRLNGHIPVKLGNLVQLEHLDLSSNHLTGEIPQELTSLTFLEVLNLSCNGLEGHIPQGKQFNTFSNTSYMENVALCGPPLSRKCQGREIPIPSPNDDSENDDSDYAFMNGFTWQAVLMGYASGMIIGLGGGCLSFYTGRPKWFATMIDEEGYKIIKKYNRRVRRLSSNLRLH, via the coding sequence ATGAAGACATTCCTTATGATGTGGATTCTTTTCATCATCATTCTGCAATTTCATCAGGTTCTCTCCTCCTCTTCATCTAATCATCTATGTCCTCATCAACACCGTCTTATTTTGCTCAAATTCAAGCAAATGTTTGTAATTGATCATAAGTCGACTGATGAAAGCTTTTGTGTTGATggatatgataattatatactATCATATCCAAAGACAGTGTCTTGGAATGAGAGTAACACAAATTGTTGCTCATGGGATGGAGTGACATGCAATGATCTTACCGGCGATGTCATCGGCATTGATCTCACTTGTAGCCAACTTTCTGGAACCTTCCATCCAAACACAACTCTCTTCCAGCTTCCCTTAACGAGTCTAAACCTTTCTTACAACAACTTCCAAAAATCTCACATACCATCTTCTATTGGCATGTTGGCACCCACCCTCACACATCTTAACATTTCCACTTCCAATATCTCAGGTCCAATCCCATCGGAGATCGCCCACCTCTCTAAACTAGTTGTCCTTCGTCTTAGTGAGGTTGATTATGATCCTTATGGTAATGTAAGCACACACTCATTAAGGCTCGAACAACATGACTTTCAGAACATCATTAGTAACCTGACACAGTTGGAAATCCTAGATCTCCGTTATATAAACATTTCTTCTTCCATTATTCCAGATTTCATAGTGAATCTAACTTCCTTGACATCTCTCTATTTTATGGGCAATATTGGGTTGTATGGACAAGTGCCTGATGGTGTTTTCAACCTACCAGCCTTACAAAAACTACGCATACGGTACAACGATGGACTCAAGGGAAGCTTCCACAATGTAAACTGGAACATTAGTGGGACTACTCCTCCTCTTAAGGAGCTACGACTTTCTACCATAAGTTTATCTGGTGGTTTACCCGATTCAATTGGTCATCTTCGCTCATTAAACTTCTTGCTATTTGATGATTGCAATCTTTCAGGATCCCCTCCCGGTTCAATTGGAAACCTCACCCAACTTATTGGTTTGTCATTAAGTTACAACAATTTTACTGGTCTCATCCCTCCTTCTCTTTCAAATCTAAACAAACTCAATTTTTTGTACCTATCCGAAAATCATTTTGAAGGCTCAATTCCTGTTGGTCTATTTGGGCTTCCATATTTAGATGACCTGAGGCTAGACAACAACATGCTTTCCGGTGCACTGCCATCTATCTTCTTTAACAACCATTCAATGTTGTCCTTTTTAGACATTTCAAATAATAGTCTATCTGGCCCAATTCCGCAATCCATATCAAATTTGACAGAGCTTCGTATATTCTATTTATCTTACAATCATTTTGAAGGCTCAATTCCTGTTGGTCTATTTGGGCTTCCATATTTAGATGAGCTGAGCCTACACAACAACATGCTTTCCGGTGCACTGCCATCTATCTTCTTTAACAATCATTCAATGTTGTCCTATTTATCCATTTCAATGAATAATCTATCTGGCCCATTTCCGCAATCCATATCAAGTTTGACAGAGCTTGATGGAATCGATCTTTCTTTCAATAATTTTGATGGCCCAATTCCGCAATTCATATCAAATTTGACAGACCTTCGTCTATTCTATTTAAATTACAATAACTTTGATGGCTCAATTCCGCAATTCATATCAAATTTGACAGAGCTTGATGAAATCGATCTTTCTTTCAATAATTTTGATGGCACATTGTACCTTGATACCTTTTCAAACACAAAACAATTAAGGTATATTAAATTGGGCAATAATGGAAACTTGTCAGTGGTAGACGCTGATGGCAATTTCTCTACCATTACTTTTCTGGATTTGTCTTCATGTAAATTACAAAACTTTCCTATTAAGTTTTTGACGACTTCAAAAAACCTCCGATTATTTGACCTTTCCAACACCGGGGTTAGTGGACAAATACCTGAATGGATTGGAGATATGAGCAGAATGAGAACATTTCGTGCATCCAATAATAAGATAAAAGGAGAGATCCCTTCTTCTATATGTAACATGAAAGTGCTCAACCTACTTGATTTGTCCCAAAATGAGCTTGAAGGTCCGATACATCCATGTTTCGGGAATTTCAGCACGAAACTTAGAGTACAAGACCTtcgaaataataatttacatgGCGGGATTCCAGAACCATATGCAGAGGACAACATGCTTAGCGTACTTGCATTGAATGGGAATGGTTTACAAGGACCAATACCAGAATCACTTTCACTCTGTAAGCACTTACAAGTGTTAGACATTGGAAACAATATGATAAATGGAACATTTCCGATTTGGGTGGATGCTCTTCCAGAGTTAGAGGTCCTTGTGTTGAGGTCAAATAAATTTCATGGCTTCCTTGATTTTTCAAAGACCCCGTCTCCTTTTCCTAGATTGCGTATTTTCGACATATCCCATAATGAGTTCACTGGCCCATTgccatcattttattttaacaacttcaATGCTATGAAGACGGTGAATCAAAACCGCACAAATCTGACAACCTTTACAAATGGTTATGAAGTTTCTGTTACAATGACAATGAAAGGCTTTGATGCTCGCATTGAAGGATTTATCTTACGATCTCGGACAATAATTGATTTGTCAAGCAATAAGTTTGAGGGCGCCATTCCGGATGTTGTTGGCAAATTATTTGGACTCACAATGTTGAATATTTCCAATAATCGGCTTAACGGACATATACCTGTCAAATTGGGAAATTTAGTTCAGCTCGAACATTTGGATCTATCTTCAAACCATCTTACAGGAGAGATACCTCAAGAACTTACAAGTCTAACATTCCTTGAAGTTCTGAATCTTTCTTGCAATGGACTAGAAGGACACATACCTCAGGGTAAGCAATTCAACACATTTTCAAACACTTCTTACATGGAGAACGTGGCATTATGTGGACCTCCTTTGTCAAGAAAATGTCAGGGGCGTGAAATACCAATACCATCACCAAATGATGATTCTGAAAATGATGATTCAGATTATGCATTCATGAACGGGTTCACATGGCAAGCTGTATTGATGGGGTATGCCTCTGGAATGATAATCGGGTTAGGTGGAGGTTGTCTTTCGTTCTATACGGGAAGACCTAAATGGTTTGCCACAATGATCGATGAAGAGGGATATAAAATCATCAAGAAATACAACAGACGAGTGAGGAGATTGTCCAGTAATCTGAGATTACATTAA
- the LOC124935465 gene encoding uncharacterized protein LOC124935465: MLRQILLQRARDQNNLLQRFTLQRGIHSRNKKAKEYIAKGWNALKEVDRVRDYWDYNDVKLIPFLRTAKENFELALEVDNSNTQARYFLSKLHFKYHTPGACVAVGAALLVEAADMGDPDAQYELGCKLRVDNKYVQSDQQAFYYLEKAVDQVHFFFILLLQRYGFLLVHNIVFRRKEML; this comes from the exons ATGCTGCGACAAATCCTTTTGCAACGTGCTAGGGACCAAAATAATCTACTTCAGCGATTTACTCTGCAG AGAGGAATTCACAGTAGAAACAAGAAGGCGAAGGAGTACATAGCCAAAGGTTGGAATGCATTGAAGGAAGTTGATAGAGTAAGGGATTATTGGGACTACAATGACGTAAAGTTGATTCCTTTCCTACGG ACGGCAAAGGAGAATTTTGAGTTGGCCCTGGAGGTTGACAATTCAAATACACAAGCTAGATACTTTTTATCAAAGTTACATTTTAAGTATCATACACCTGGGGCATGTGTAGCTGT AGGGGCTGCTTTATTGGTTGAAGCTGCAGACATGGGTGATCCAGATGCACAATATGAACTAGGTTGTAAGCTTAGAGTTGAT AATAAATATGTTCAGTCGGATCAGCAAGCATTCTATTATTTGGAGAAGGCTGTTGATCaggtacattttttttttattttattgctgCAAAGGTACGGGTTTTTACTTGTACATAATATTGTCTTCCGAAGAAAAGAAATGCTTTAA